A region of Hippoglossus stenolepis isolate QCI-W04-F060 chromosome 7, HSTE1.2, whole genome shotgun sequence DNA encodes the following proteins:
- the znf711 gene encoding zinc finger protein 711 isoform X1 — MDQGGGVLELHTQELKMPHAMIMQDFVAGMGGLAHIDGDHIVVSVPEGMLLSDVMTDEGILLEHELEVEGLETQVVEDLETEVVEGLETEVVESLHADVEGLEVEDLQTHVVELEAQVVDGLEGEVEVEGLEAQVVEGLETDIEDECLEAHVVEGLEEEVEVEGLEAEVVEGLEVDVESLQSQGVEAHEMNSEDMVSSEHSVIMPENILGTEVAIEEDLDPHHHHHHVLTSGLIRNSNHHHDDMPDQVFVAELLSDHQDNTLDHQLVSEGLMVTEDGSETIIHQQLPTEAVPLQTDEDDDARSSSEDYLMISLDEVEEKLDIGDTPLEISTEVMEDKESKEDDGSEVIKVYIFKAEADDDLGGTEVITEDDYQNGHPDLEAASSGRLGVGRDKMVYMAVKNHLKEEDDDDDDDSDEDDDDDINNTIDQVKNGAATPFLQIREGLGANRALKPKAKKKKKGEIRQCQTAVIIGPDGMPLTVYPCHICGKKFRSRGFLKCHMKNHPDHLLKKKYQCTDCDFTTNKKVSFHNHLESHKLLNHNSDRSPEYTEYTRRYHESSPLGSDKLIVKDREPKLHHCKYCDYETAEQGLLNRHLLAVHSKNFAHVCVECAKGFRHPSELKKHMRTHTGEKPYHCPHCEFRCADQSNLKTHIKSKHGADLPFKCSHCPQAYADARELQRHIEMVQGHKTHQCPHCEHKSTNSSDLKRHIISVHTKDFPHQCDVCEKGFHRPSELKKHAETHKGNKVHQCRHCNFNASDTFTLSRHILSLHTKDLPFKCKRCRRGFRQPAELKKHMKTHSGRKVYQCQYCEYNSTDASGFKRHVISIHTKDYPHRCDYCTKGFRRPSEKSQHIARHHKDMMM, encoded by the exons ATGGATCAAGGAGGAGGGGTGTTGGAACTGCACACTCAGGAGCTAAAGATGCCCCACGCTATGATCATGCAAGACTTTG TTGCAGGCATGGGAGGCCTGGCTCACATTGACGGGGACCACATTGTGGTGTCTGTGCCTGAGGGTATGCTTCTCTCTGATGTGATGACGGATGAGGGCATCCTCCTGGAGCATGAGCTTGAGGTGGAAGGCCTGGAGACTCAGGTTGTTGAAGACCTGGAGACAGAGGTGGTTGAAGGACTGGAGACTGAAGTGGTGGAGAGCTTACACGCAGATGTAGAGGGCTTGGAGGTTGAAGACCTACAGACGCATGTTGTTGAGCTGGAGGCTCAGGTTGTCGACGGCCTTGAGGGAGAGGTGGAAGTCGAAGGTCTGGAAGCACAAGTAGTGGAGGGCCTGGAAACAGACATAGAGGATGAGTGCCTGGAAGCTCATGTTGTTGAGGGCCtcgaggaggaggtggaggtggagggtttAGAGGCCGAGGTTGTGGAGGGTCTGGAGGTAGATGTGGAAAGTTTGCAGTCTCAAGGGGTTGAGGCCCatgaaatgaacagtgaagACATGGTGTCCTCAGAACACAGTGTGATCATGCCTGAGAATATCCTGGGGACAGAGGTTGCAATAGAGGAAGATCTggacccccaccaccaccaccaccacgtcCTTACCTCAGGCCTCATCCGGAACTCAAACCACCACCACGATGACATGCCAGACCAAGTGTTTGTGGCAGAGCTTCTGTCGGACCACCAGGACAACACCCTGGACCATCAGCTTGTGTCAGAAGGCTTGATGGTAACAGAGGACGGTTCAGAGACCATAATCCACCAACAGCTGCCAACTGAGGCTGTTCCCCTGCAGACAGATGAGGACGATGATGCAAGAAGCAGCTCTGAGGATTACCTCATGATCTCCT TGGATGAGGTGGAAGAGAAGTTGGACATAGGAGACACGCCCCTTGAGATCAGCACTGAGGTAATGGAAGATAAGGAATCCAAAGAGGACGATGGCTCTGAGGTCATAAAAGTCTACATTTTTAAAGCTGAAGCAGATGACGATTTAG GTGGAACAGAGGTAATAACGGAGGATGACTACCAGAATGGCCATCCTGACCTGGAAGCTGCATCATCAGGCCGATTGGGAGTTGGCCGCGACAAGATGGTCTACATGGCGGTCAAGAACCATCTTAAAGAAgaagatgacgatgatgatgatgacagtgatgaggatgatgatgatgacatca ATAATACCATTGATCAGGTAAAGAATGGGGCAGCTACACCATTTCTGCAAATCCGAGAGGGACTGGGCGCCAACCGTGCCCTTAAGCCCAAAGctaagaaaaagaagaaaggagagattCGACAATGTCAGACTG CTGTTATCATTGGACCAGACGGCATGCCTTTGACAGTCTATCCCTGTCACATATGTGGAAAGAAGTTTCGCTCACGCGGCTTCTTAAAATGCCACATGAAGAACCACCCGGACCACCTGCTAAAGAAGAAGTACCAGTGTACGGACTGCGACTTTACCACCAACAAGAAGGTCAGTTTCCACAACCATTTGGAGAGTCACAAGCTGCTGAATCACAACAGTGATCGCTCTCCTGAATACACTGAGTACACAAGGCGCTACCATGAATCCAGCCCCCTGGGCTCTGACAAGCTCATCGTCAAGGACCGGGAGCCCAAACTGCATCACTGCAAGTACTGCGATTATGAGACAGCTGAACAGGGCCTACTCAATCGTCACCTGCTCGCTGTGCACAGTAAGAACTTTGCACACGTGTGTGTCGAATGCGCCAAAGGCTTCCGCCATCCATCAGAGCTGAAGAAACACATGCGGACccacacaggagagaagccgTACCACTGCCCGCACTGCGAGTTTCGCTGTGCAGACCAGTCCAATCTAAAGACTCATATTAAGAGCAAGCATGGTGCAGATCTGCCCTTCAAGTGCAGCCACTGTCCACAGGCCTATGCCGACGCTCGGGAACTCCAGCGTCACATAGAGATGGTGCAAGGCCACAAGACCCACCAGTGCCCGCACTGTGAGCACAAGAGCACCAACTCCAGTGACCTAAAACGACACATTATCTCCGTTCACACTAAGGACTTTCCGCATCAGTGCGATGTGTGTGAGAAAGGCTTTCACCGGCCCTCTGAGCTGAAGAAAcacgcagagacacacaagggcAACAAGGTGCACCAGTGCCGGCATTGTAACTTCAACGCTTCCGATACCTTCACCCTAAGCCGCCATATTTTGTCCTTGCATACGAAGGACCTCCCTTTTAAGTGCAAGCGCTGCCGGCGAGGTTTCCGGCAGCCCGCTGAGCTGAAGAagcacatgaagacac
- the znf711 gene encoding zinc finger protein 711 isoform X2 → MGGLAHIDGDHIVVSVPEGMLLSDVMTDEGILLEHELEVEGLETQVVEDLETEVVEGLETEVVESLHADVEGLEVEDLQTHVVELEAQVVDGLEGEVEVEGLEAQVVEGLETDIEDECLEAHVVEGLEEEVEVEGLEAEVVEGLEVDVESLQSQGVEAHEMNSEDMVSSEHSVIMPENILGTEVAIEEDLDPHHHHHHVLTSGLIRNSNHHHDDMPDQVFVAELLSDHQDNTLDHQLVSEGLMVTEDGSETIIHQQLPTEAVPLQTDEDDDARSSSEDYLMISLDEVEEKLDIGDTPLEISTEVMEDKESKEDDGSEVIKVYIFKAEADDDLGGTEVITEDDYQNGHPDLEAASSGRLGVGRDKMVYMAVKNHLKEEDDDDDDDSDEDDDDDINNTIDQVKNGAATPFLQIREGLGANRALKPKAKKKKKGEIRQCQTAVIIGPDGMPLTVYPCHICGKKFRSRGFLKCHMKNHPDHLLKKKYQCTDCDFTTNKKVSFHNHLESHKLLNHNSDRSPEYTEYTRRYHESSPLGSDKLIVKDREPKLHHCKYCDYETAEQGLLNRHLLAVHSKNFAHVCVECAKGFRHPSELKKHMRTHTGEKPYHCPHCEFRCADQSNLKTHIKSKHGADLPFKCSHCPQAYADARELQRHIEMVQGHKTHQCPHCEHKSTNSSDLKRHIISVHTKDFPHQCDVCEKGFHRPSELKKHAETHKGNKVHQCRHCNFNASDTFTLSRHILSLHTKDLPFKCKRCRRGFRQPAELKKHMKTHSGRKVYQCQYCEYNSTDASGFKRHVISIHTKDYPHRCDYCTKGFRRPSEKSQHIARHHKDMMM, encoded by the exons ATGGGAGGCCTGGCTCACATTGACGGGGACCACATTGTGGTGTCTGTGCCTGAGGGTATGCTTCTCTCTGATGTGATGACGGATGAGGGCATCCTCCTGGAGCATGAGCTTGAGGTGGAAGGCCTGGAGACTCAGGTTGTTGAAGACCTGGAGACAGAGGTGGTTGAAGGACTGGAGACTGAAGTGGTGGAGAGCTTACACGCAGATGTAGAGGGCTTGGAGGTTGAAGACCTACAGACGCATGTTGTTGAGCTGGAGGCTCAGGTTGTCGACGGCCTTGAGGGAGAGGTGGAAGTCGAAGGTCTGGAAGCACAAGTAGTGGAGGGCCTGGAAACAGACATAGAGGATGAGTGCCTGGAAGCTCATGTTGTTGAGGGCCtcgaggaggaggtggaggtggagggtttAGAGGCCGAGGTTGTGGAGGGTCTGGAGGTAGATGTGGAAAGTTTGCAGTCTCAAGGGGTTGAGGCCCatgaaatgaacagtgaagACATGGTGTCCTCAGAACACAGTGTGATCATGCCTGAGAATATCCTGGGGACAGAGGTTGCAATAGAGGAAGATCTggacccccaccaccaccaccaccacgtcCTTACCTCAGGCCTCATCCGGAACTCAAACCACCACCACGATGACATGCCAGACCAAGTGTTTGTGGCAGAGCTTCTGTCGGACCACCAGGACAACACCCTGGACCATCAGCTTGTGTCAGAAGGCTTGATGGTAACAGAGGACGGTTCAGAGACCATAATCCACCAACAGCTGCCAACTGAGGCTGTTCCCCTGCAGACAGATGAGGACGATGATGCAAGAAGCAGCTCTGAGGATTACCTCATGATCTCCT TGGATGAGGTGGAAGAGAAGTTGGACATAGGAGACACGCCCCTTGAGATCAGCACTGAGGTAATGGAAGATAAGGAATCCAAAGAGGACGATGGCTCTGAGGTCATAAAAGTCTACATTTTTAAAGCTGAAGCAGATGACGATTTAG GTGGAACAGAGGTAATAACGGAGGATGACTACCAGAATGGCCATCCTGACCTGGAAGCTGCATCATCAGGCCGATTGGGAGTTGGCCGCGACAAGATGGTCTACATGGCGGTCAAGAACCATCTTAAAGAAgaagatgacgatgatgatgatgacagtgatgaggatgatgatgatgacatca ATAATACCATTGATCAGGTAAAGAATGGGGCAGCTACACCATTTCTGCAAATCCGAGAGGGACTGGGCGCCAACCGTGCCCTTAAGCCCAAAGctaagaaaaagaagaaaggagagattCGACAATGTCAGACTG CTGTTATCATTGGACCAGACGGCATGCCTTTGACAGTCTATCCCTGTCACATATGTGGAAAGAAGTTTCGCTCACGCGGCTTCTTAAAATGCCACATGAAGAACCACCCGGACCACCTGCTAAAGAAGAAGTACCAGTGTACGGACTGCGACTTTACCACCAACAAGAAGGTCAGTTTCCACAACCATTTGGAGAGTCACAAGCTGCTGAATCACAACAGTGATCGCTCTCCTGAATACACTGAGTACACAAGGCGCTACCATGAATCCAGCCCCCTGGGCTCTGACAAGCTCATCGTCAAGGACCGGGAGCCCAAACTGCATCACTGCAAGTACTGCGATTATGAGACAGCTGAACAGGGCCTACTCAATCGTCACCTGCTCGCTGTGCACAGTAAGAACTTTGCACACGTGTGTGTCGAATGCGCCAAAGGCTTCCGCCATCCATCAGAGCTGAAGAAACACATGCGGACccacacaggagagaagccgTACCACTGCCCGCACTGCGAGTTTCGCTGTGCAGACCAGTCCAATCTAAAGACTCATATTAAGAGCAAGCATGGTGCAGATCTGCCCTTCAAGTGCAGCCACTGTCCACAGGCCTATGCCGACGCTCGGGAACTCCAGCGTCACATAGAGATGGTGCAAGGCCACAAGACCCACCAGTGCCCGCACTGTGAGCACAAGAGCACCAACTCCAGTGACCTAAAACGACACATTATCTCCGTTCACACTAAGGACTTTCCGCATCAGTGCGATGTGTGTGAGAAAGGCTTTCACCGGCCCTCTGAGCTGAAGAAAcacgcagagacacacaagggcAACAAGGTGCACCAGTGCCGGCATTGTAACTTCAACGCTTCCGATACCTTCACCCTAAGCCGCCATATTTTGTCCTTGCATACGAAGGACCTCCCTTTTAAGTGCAAGCGCTGCCGGCGAGGTTTCCGGCAGCCCGCTGAGCTGAAGAagcacatgaagacac